A window of Raineyella sp. W15-4 contains these coding sequences:
- a CDS encoding LysE/ArgO family amino acid transporter: MIGIGTWVTGFVASFTLVAMIGAQNTMVMRQGIRRDHVGLVVLVCILSEIVLITSGTAGVGVLAARHPLVMEVLAWVGAAYLLGYAVMSFRSAARPKAMVVTGTGSARTVVLAVLGATFLNPQTYLDTMVLLGNLANRFGEPGRWIFTAGALSASALWFVALGFGARALSGLLGRPTTWRWIDTGVGVMMLGLAGKLVLAA, translated from the coding sequence ATGATCGGGATCGGCACCTGGGTGACCGGGTTCGTGGCGAGCTTCACGCTCGTCGCGATGATCGGCGCGCAGAACACGATGGTGATGCGGCAGGGGATCCGCCGTGACCATGTCGGTCTGGTCGTGCTCGTCTGCATCCTCAGCGAGATCGTGCTGATCACCTCGGGCACCGCGGGGGTCGGTGTCCTCGCCGCACGGCACCCACTGGTGATGGAGGTGCTCGCCTGGGTCGGGGCGGCGTATCTGCTCGGCTACGCGGTGATGTCGTTCCGCTCCGCCGCCCGGCCGAAAGCGATGGTGGTCACCGGCACGGGCTCGGCGCGGACGGTCGTCCTGGCCGTCCTCGGCGCCACCTTCCTCAACCCGCAGACCTATCTGGACACCATGGTGCTGCTCGGGAACCTGGCCAATCGGTTCGGGGAACCGGGCCGGTGGATCTTCACCGCCGGCGCACTGTCGGCCAGCGCCCTGTGGTTCGTCGCGCTGGGCTTCGGCGCCCGGGCGCTGTCCGGGCTGCTGGGCCGACCGACGACCTGGCGGTGGATCGACACCGGGGTGGGCGTGATGATGCTCGGCCTGGCCGGCAAGCTGGTGCTGGCGGCCTGA
- a CDS encoding NADP-dependent oxidoreductase: MAETMRAMTYDTYGGPEVLHLTDLALPKVGPGEVLVRVRAAAVNPVDWKLMRGGLDALMDVRFPVVPGWDVAGVVERVGIDVPEYTVGDEVFGYARKDYLHGGTMAQYVTLAVRHLAHRPAGLSWPEAAAVPLAGLTAYQVLTRLGLRGGETVLIHNASGGVGSAAVQIAHDLGARVLGSCSAASADRVRTLGAEPVTYGAGLAEAVRALVPAGVDVVADFVGGVLDVTRAVLTDGGRHASIADPGVLTAGGQWIWVRPDADDLTTLATMLAESRLRVEVADTFPLEQLAEAFRRSMAGHVHGKIVVTVD; this comes from the coding sequence ATGGCTGAGACGATGCGCGCGATGACGTACGACACCTACGGCGGGCCCGAGGTGCTGCACCTGACTGACCTGGCGCTGCCCAAGGTCGGTCCCGGCGAAGTACTGGTGCGGGTCCGGGCGGCCGCAGTCAACCCGGTGGACTGGAAACTGATGCGGGGTGGCCTCGACGCACTGATGGACGTCCGGTTCCCGGTGGTGCCCGGCTGGGACGTCGCCGGCGTCGTCGAGCGGGTGGGGATCGACGTGCCCGAGTACACCGTCGGTGACGAGGTCTTCGGCTACGCCCGCAAGGACTACCTGCACGGCGGCACCATGGCGCAGTATGTGACCCTCGCGGTCCGTCACCTCGCGCACAGACCGGCCGGACTGTCCTGGCCCGAGGCCGCCGCGGTGCCACTGGCCGGCCTCACCGCCTATCAGGTGCTGACCCGGCTGGGCCTGCGAGGGGGCGAGACGGTGCTGATCCACAACGCCTCCGGCGGCGTCGGGTCCGCGGCGGTGCAGATCGCCCACGACCTGGGTGCCCGGGTACTGGGCAGCTGTTCCGCGGCGAGCGCCGACCGGGTACGGACCCTGGGAGCCGAGCCGGTGACGTACGGCGCGGGGTTGGCCGAGGCTGTCCGTGCGCTGGTCCCGGCCGGGGTCGACGTGGTCGCGGACTTCGTCGGCGGCGTGCTGGACGTGACCCGGGCGGTCCTCACCGACGGTGGGCGGCACGCGTCGATCGCCGATCCCGGAGTGCTCACCGCCGGCGGCCAGTGGATCTGGGTCCGTCCGGATGCCGACGACCTGACCACCCTTGCGACGATGCTGGCCGAGAGCCGGCTGCGGGTGGAGGTGGCCGACACCTTCCCGCTGGAGCAGCTGGCCGAGGCCTTCCGCCGCAGTATGGCCGGCCACGTCCACGGCAAGATCGTCGTCACCGTGGACTGA
- a CDS encoding TIGR00730 family Rossman fold protein codes for MSPLHRLAVFAAASDGTDPALRGAAYDVGAELARRGIGLVYGAGGVGLMGALSQGALDAGGEVIGVIPEEMILREWGRHDLTQLRVVRTMHERKALMADLADAFLAIPGGLGTLEEIIEVWSWSYLGMLDEPVGFLNLGGFWDPFLATVRGMAEAGFVRGSAVQRLVVAPDLDQALAGLEALVG; via the coding sequence ATGAGCCCGCTGCACCGCCTCGCCGTCTTCGCCGCCGCCAGTGACGGCACCGACCCGGCGCTGCGCGGCGCGGCGTACGACGTCGGGGCCGAGCTGGCCCGCCGCGGCATCGGCCTGGTCTACGGTGCGGGCGGCGTCGGGCTGATGGGCGCTCTCTCACAGGGCGCGCTCGACGCCGGCGGCGAGGTGATCGGCGTCATCCCCGAGGAGATGATCCTGCGCGAGTGGGGGCGCCACGACCTCACCCAGCTCCGGGTGGTCCGGACGATGCACGAGCGCAAGGCCCTGATGGCCGATCTGGCCGACGCGTTCCTGGCGATCCCGGGCGGGCTGGGCACGCTGGAGGAGATCATCGAGGTGTGGAGCTGGAGCTACCTCGGCATGCTCGACGAGCCGGTCGGGTTCCTCAATCTCGGCGGCTTCTGGGACCCGTTCCTGGCCACCGTCCGCGGGATGGCCGAGGCGGGCTTCGTCCGCGGCTCGGCGGTGCAGCGGCTGGTGGTGGCGCCTGACCTGGACCAGGCGCTGGCCGGTCTGGAGGCGCTGGTCGGCTGA